A DNA window from Equus quagga isolate Etosha38 chromosome 21, UCLA_HA_Equagga_1.0, whole genome shotgun sequence contains the following coding sequences:
- the LOC124231428 gene encoding vacuolar protein sorting-associated protein 26C isoform X3, with amino-acid sequence MGTSLDIKIKRANKVYHAGYTLRCDMKRSLLAKDLTKTCEFIVHSAPQKGKLTPSPVDFTITPETLQNVKERALLPKFLIRGHLNSTNCVITQPLTGELVVESSEAAIRSIELQLVRVETCGCAEGYARDATEIQNIQIADGDVCRSLSVPIYMVFPRLFTCPTLETTNFKVGAGRVAVSVAESLGAFGLSVPPCGVCSWSACTWWLEAQFNVCGAPECFIGNAHCRESTVGSGHPCQQRGQQLSVRQTHKRTAKSADIYDTLRYHDLSPKACV; translated from the exons TACACCCTGCGCTGTGACATGAAGCGGTCTCTGCTGGCCAAGGACTTGACAAAGACCTGTGAATTCATCGTTCACTCTGCT CCTCAGAAGGGGAAACTGACCCCGAGCCCCGTGGATTTCACCATCACACCTGAAACCCTGCAGAACGTCAAAGAG AGGGCCTTGCTCCCTAAATTTCTCATCAGAGGACATCTCAACTCCACCAACTGTGTTATCACACAGCCACTGACAGGAGAGCTGGTGGTGGAGAGCTCGGAGGCCGCCATCAGGAGCATCGAGCTGCAGCTGGTGCGCGTGGAGACCTGCG GGTGTGCGGAAGGCTATGCGCGAGATGCCACGGAGATTCAGAACATTCAGATCGCCGATGGGGATGTCTGTCGGAGCCTCTCTGTCCCCATATACATGGTCTTCCCCCGGCTCTTCACCTGTCCCACGCTGGAGACCACCAACTTCAAAGTGG GAGCGGGAAGGGTTGCCGTGTCTGTCGCTGAGTCGCTGGGTGCCTTTGgactctctgtgcctccgtgTGGAGTGTGTTCCTGGAGCGCGTGCACCTGGTGGTTAGAGGCACAGTTTAATGTTTGTGGAGCCCCTGAGTGCTTCATTGGAAACGCTCATTGTAGGGAGAGCACAGTGGGGTCGGGGCACCCATGTCAGCAGAGAGGGCAGCAACTCAGCGTTCGCCAGACTCACAAAAGGACGGCCAAGTCTGCTGACATCTACGACACGCTGAGGTACCACGATTTATCTCCGAAAGCGTGTGTATGA